From the genome of bacterium:
GATCGCGCAGCTGGTGCGCTGAGCCGCCTCGTGCGCCGCCTCGTCCGCGCCGTCCTGGTCTCCCTCGCCGCGCTCGCCGCGGCGGGGGCGGCGCGCGCCGCGGACTGGCCGAGCCTCGTCGTCTCCCTGCGTCCCTCGGCCTCCGCGCCGGCGGGCGCGCCGCTGCGGCTCGCCGACGTCGCCGAACTCTCCGGCCCCGACGCGGAGCGCGCCGGCGCGGTCGAGGTCGGGCGCGCCCCCGCGCCGGGACGCGGCGCGACGCTCGGCGCCGACGCCGTCCGCCGCCGCCTCGCGCAGTCCGGCTGGGCCGTCGAGGCGACGACGTTCGAGGGAGCGCCGGCGGTCGCGCTGACCGGCGATGCGCAGCCGATCGACGCCGCCGCGGCGCGCAACGCCGTGCTCGCGTTGCTGCCGCCCGATTCGTCGCGCGGCGCGGCGCGCCTCGTCGACTTCGCCGTTCCCGACCGCGCGCTCGTCCCCGCGGGCCAGTGCGCGTACGAAGCGCGGAAGCCGGGCGGCGGCCTGCGTCCCGGCGAATCGTCGATCCCCGTCGTCGTCCGCTGCGGCGGCGCGGAGATGGTCGTCGCCGCGCGGGCCAAGTTCGTCGTGGACGCCGTCGTCGTCGTCGCGACGCGCGACGTGGAGAAGGGCGCCGCGGTGCGCGACGGCGACCTCAAGCTCGAGACGCGGGAACTCGCGGCGCGCGACCGCTGGCTGCGCGACCTTCCCGCCCCCGAAGGACTCGTCGCCAGGGCGGCCCTGCGCGCCGGGCAGCCGGTGCCGACCGGCGCCGTCGCCCGCGCGTCCGCCGTCGAGCCCGGCCAGTCGGTGCGCGCCGACGTCCAGAGCGGCGGCGTGCTGCTGTCGCTGAGCACCGTGGCCCGCGGCCGCGGCGAGGTCGGCGCGATCATCCCCGTCACCGGCTTCGACGGCCACCGCGTCGTCCGCGCGCGCGTCGTCGCGCCGGGGCGCGTGGCCCTCCTCGGATCGGACCCGCTGGAAAGCGTCGTCGCGCCGCGCGGCGCGGAGGACCGTCCATGAAGCGTCTCCCCCTCGTCCTCGCCGTCGCCTTCGCGCTCGCCGCGCCCGGCTGCGCGATGCTCAAGTCGCAGCCGAAGCTCGCCCCCGGCGCCTATCCCGGGCCGCTGCCGCAGCTCCCGCCGACGGAAGCCTCGGGACACGTTTCCGAGGGCTCGCTCTACGCCGAAGGGACCGCCTCGGAACTGGTCGGCGACTTCCGCGCCCGCCACGTCGGCGACGTGCTGATCATCAAGGTCAGCGAGAGCGCGGTCGGCTCGACCACCGCCGACAGCGCGATCGACAAGGCCTCGGCGTCGAAGCTCAAGGCGCCGACGCCGCTCGGCTACGCCGGAAAACTCGCCGGGCAGATCGGCTCCGACTTCGACCCCGCGAACGCCTACGACGTCTCCAATTCGCAGACCTTCTCCGGCAAGGGCTCGACGACGCGCCAGAACACGCTGAACGCGCGGATCGCGGTGCGCGTGATGGCCGTCGGCCAGAACGGGCTGCTGCTCGTCGCCGGGACCAAGCAGGTCGCGGTCAACCAGGAGAGGCAGAACCTGACGCTGGCGGG
Proteins encoded in this window:
- the flgA gene encoding flagellar basal body P-ring formation chaperone FlgA, yielding MRRLVRAVLVSLAALAAAGAARAADWPSLVVSLRPSASAPAGAPLRLADVAELSGPDAERAGAVEVGRAPAPGRGATLGADAVRRRLAQSGWAVEATTFEGAPAVALTGDAQPIDAAAARNAVLALLPPDSSRGAARLVDFAVPDRALVPAGQCAYEARKPGGGLRPGESSIPVVVRCGGAEMVVAARAKFVVDAVVVVATRDVEKGAAVRDGDLKLETRELAARDRWLRDLPAPEGLVARAALRAGQPVPTGAVARASAVEPGQSVRADVQSGGVLLSLSTVARGRGEVGAIIPVTGFDGHRVVRARVVAPGRVALLGSDPLESVVAPRGAEDRP
- a CDS encoding flagellar basal body L-ring protein FlgH, yielding MKRLPLVLAVAFALAAPGCAMLKSQPKLAPGAYPGPLPQLPPTEASGHVSEGSLYAEGTASELVGDFRARHVGDVLIIKVSESAVGSTTADSAIDKASASKLKAPTPLGYAGKLAGQIGSDFDPANAYDVSNSQTFSGKGSTTRQNTLNARIAVRVMAVGQNGLLLVAGTKQVAVNQERQNLTLAGIVRPEDVASDNTIPSSAVSDLVINYGGKGDLNDVTKQGWFTKLLHKIWPF